From uncultured Desulfobacter sp.:
TCTCCCTGCTGCAGATCCGGCCCATGGGCCAATATAAGCAGAACATTGAGGTAACAATTACGCAAAAAGATATTAAAAACGCATTCTGCCATTCCACCCATTCCCTTGGCAATGGTGAATACAATGATATCCGGGACATCGTGTATGTGGATCCCAAAACCTTTGAACCGAATAGAATGGCTTTGGTGGCAGGGGAAATCAACAAAATTAATGCCATGTTCAGCGATAACGGAACAAAATACATACTCATCGGACCGGGGCGATGGGGGTCTTCGGACCCATGGCTGGGCATTCCCGTAGTGTGGAATAATATTTCCAACGTGGGGGGCATGGTGGAGACCACAATTGAAAGTATCAAGGCGGATTTTTCCCAGGGCTCCCATTTTTTTCAGAACATCACCTCCCTTGGTATTCCCTACATAACTGTAGAGGATAAGAATAACAATTTTATTGATTATGATTTTTTACATAGCCTGGAACCTGCCACGACCACCCGGCACTTGAAACACATCCGGTTTGACAGGCCTGTAAAAATCCTGGTGGATGGAAGAACATCCCAAGCCGTAATAATGCAGGGCATGGACGAATCCGAGACACAGATCATGGCTGACATTCCGGTAATAGATTGACCATAAGAGACTCTTTAAAAATTGATGAATCGGCCGCAATTCATGAGCGTTGGCTTCAACTTCTTAATTTTTTAAAAGTTTTAAGGAGTGATACATGAAAATCCTCATTGTGGATGACGAAGAAATATCCAGAACAATTCTGCTCTCAAAAATGGCGGATATGGGTACCTGCGTGGCCGTGAATAGCGCCAAAGCGGCCTTGGCAGAACTTGACAATGCAAAGTCGGAAAAACAACCATTTGATGTCATCACTCTTGATGTATCTATGCCCGGCATGGGCGGCCAGGAACTTCTTGAACACATCCGGAAAAGAGAAGTTCAGGACAAAATCCCAAAAAAAGACCGGGTAAAAATTCTAATGGCAACCGCCCGAATGAATTTGGGCACAATAAATGCCTGCATCAAACGCGGATGTAACGGGTACCTCACAAAACCGGTCAGTCAAGTCCAGTTGATCCAAAATTTGTCCCAAATGGGCTTTGATCCTACCACCGCAGAAAAAACCGACGAAGAAGATATATCCCACAGCGCTGGCGTGGCCGAGATTATCAAACGATTTTATTCGGACAAAATCGTACTGCCGGTGTTCCCGAGCATTATCAGAGAGATAGAAGAGTTATTGGCCGACAAAGACCCCTGCGTTGATGATCTGGTAAAAATTGTTGAAAAGGATATAGTGATCTCAGGCAAGCTTATCGCCATTGCAAATTCCTCACTTTACAAGGGCCTGGACGATGTAAACAGCCTTAATGGTGCACTGGTGAGGCTTGGCCTTAAACACACACTGGGCGTCTGTTCGGCCCTTGCAACAAAAAACCTTTTTGATTCAGAAAATGAAGCGCTTAAAACCGAAATGGATAAACTATGGGTTCACTCCTTTGCTGTGGCCACCCTGGCAAGACGCCTGGCCGAAGAAAAAAGGTTTGATAACCTGGATACCATTTTCCTGATGGGCCTGGTCCATGATATAGGCACAATGCTTTTGATGAAGGTATTTGTGGACATGTATCCGGATGTCTGTATTGGTGATAAGGATCTGCAGCTTGTTATTCACGAAATCCATACCACCTTCGGCGGAGTCCTGCTTAAAAAAATGCATTTTTCCAAACAGTTTATAAAAATTGCCGAATTTCACCACTGGGAGCAATTTGAAGAAGATACGGACAAGGAACTGCTTGTGGTCAGTCTTGCCAATTCACTAGCCAAGGAACTGGGGTTCGGCTTTTTTTCAAAAAAGGATGAAAACGACACTCCGAATTTTAAAGAAAGTGATATTTTTGAGTTTGAAATAGGTGATATTTGCCTGGAAATGAACGATGAATTTGAACTGGACCATGATAAAATAATGAAAGAACTGTCCAACCTGTCTTCCCTGAAGGTTCTGGGCCTGGATCCTGAAAAAGTTTTTTCAATCATTGAGCAAATTCATCCCATGATCAAGGATACCTCCCGTGCGTTCTGATGCCTGTTCCGGGGTATCAGATGTCCTATGGAACCCCTTCTAAGAGCCTCTTTGGTAATTGATGAATCGGCTGCAATCTCATGAAAATTAGTTCTCATTTTCATAAGATTTCGATTGGATTTCCTAATTTAATTACCAAACAGTCTCTAAAAAAGGCGAAGTAAAAAAAAGCCCAGCCACCGAAATAATTTCGGTAACTGGGCTTAATAACGTCAGTTGATTTACTTAAGCGTTATACTTAAGCATTATCAACAATCTGGTTCATTGTTGAGCTAGGTCTCATTGCAGCAGTCGTCTTATCGAAATCGATTACGTAGTAACCACCGATATCAACAGGGCTTCCCTGTGCAGACAGAAGCTCATCATTGATTTTTTGCTCGTTTTCTTCCATGGCTTTGGCAACTTTTGCAAATCTTTCTTTCAAGGCTGCATCTTCATCTTGAGCAGCAAGAGCCTGTGCCCAGTACATTGCCAGATAAAAATGGCTGCCTCTGTTGTCAATTTCATTTACCTTACGAGAAGGATTCTTTCTTTCTTCCAGAAACTT
This genomic window contains:
- a CDS encoding HDOD domain-containing protein yields the protein MKILIVDDEEISRTILLSKMADMGTCVAVNSAKAALAELDNAKSEKQPFDVITLDVSMPGMGGQELLEHIRKREVQDKIPKKDRVKILMATARMNLGTINACIKRGCNGYLTKPVSQVQLIQNLSQMGFDPTTAEKTDEEDISHSAGVAEIIKRFYSDKIVLPVFPSIIREIEELLADKDPCVDDLVKIVEKDIVISGKLIAIANSSLYKGLDDVNSLNGALVRLGLKHTLGVCSALATKNLFDSENEALKTEMDKLWVHSFAVATLARRLAEEKRFDNLDTIFLMGLVHDIGTMLLMKVFVDMYPDVCIGDKDLQLVIHEIHTTFGGVLLKKMHFSKQFIKIAEFHHWEQFEEDTDKELLVVSLANSLAKELGFGFFSKKDENDTPNFKESDIFEFEIGDICLEMNDEFELDHDKIMKELSNLSSLKVLGLDPEKVFSIIEQIHPMIKDTSRAF